One part of the Vogesella sp. LIG4 genome encodes these proteins:
- a CDS encoding L,D-transpeptidase — MLHPLPRLSALLLPALLLLVHLSLPALAATPPEASYLLASQQQPLVAAAIKPNPYTPGMPWLEIGVRSQSLVYYDELGVARARYAVSTAKNGVGEQENSYQTPRGWHRVCERIGDGVEAGTIIYRRQVTPWKYTPQLHQEYPDKDWILTRILWLCGMEPGKNQGGPVDSYDRAIYIHGAGEHVAFGTPTSRGCVRMRNEDIIELFAQTGNGLDVLINENL, encoded by the coding sequence ATGCTCCACCCACTGCCGCGCTTGTCCGCCCTGCTTTTGCCGGCCCTGCTTTTACTGGTCCACCTGTCGTTGCCCGCGCTGGCGGCCACGCCGCCGGAGGCATCCTACCTGCTGGCCAGCCAGCAGCAGCCGCTGGTCGCCGCCGCCATCAAACCCAACCCCTACACACCCGGCATGCCGTGGCTGGAAATCGGCGTGCGCAGCCAGAGCCTGGTGTACTACGATGAGCTGGGCGTGGCGCGTGCCCGCTACGCGGTGTCCACCGCCAAGAACGGCGTGGGCGAGCAGGAAAACAGCTATCAGACGCCGCGAGGCTGGCACAGGGTTTGCGAGCGTATCGGCGATGGTGTCGAAGCGGGTACCATCATCTACCGTCGCCAGGTTACGCCGTGGAAATACACGCCGCAGCTGCATCAGGAATACCCGGACAAGGACTGGATCCTCACCCGCATCCTGTGGCTGTGCGGCATGGAACCCGGCAAGAACCAGGGCGGCCCGGTGGATAGCTACGACCGCGCCATCTATATTCATGGCGCCGGCGAGCACGTGGCCTTCGGCACGCCCACCTCGCGCGGCTGTGTGCGCATGCGCAACGAAGACATCATCGAACTGTTTGCCCAGACCGGTAACGGCCTGGATGTGCTGATCAACGAAAACCTGTAA
- a CDS encoding flagellar motor protein encodes MDKISFVAILGGLTAILAGQALEGGNIASLVQVTAFLIVIGGTASAVMLQSTPRQFVTGLQMLRWVFMPPGIEYDKQIKDIVGWSNTARRNGLLALESNLNSQKDLFTRKALQLLVDGAEPQLIREVLELELESHEHARKLAAKVWESAGGYSPTMGILGAVLGLIHVMENLSDPSKLGSGIAVAFVATVYGVGAANLLFLPIANKLKHLITLESTARELVIEGIVAIANGENPRQIDARLRGFLAITD; translated from the coding sequence TTGGACAAGATCAGTTTTGTCGCCATCCTGGGGGGCCTGACCGCCATTCTGGCCGGTCAGGCGCTGGAAGGCGGAAACATCGCCTCGCTGGTACAGGTCACCGCCTTTCTCATCGTCATCGGCGGCACCGCCAGTGCGGTGATGCTGCAATCGACGCCGCGCCAGTTCGTTACCGGGCTGCAGATGCTGCGCTGGGTATTCATGCCGCCCGGCATCGAATACGACAAGCAGATCAAGGACATCGTCGGCTGGAGCAATACCGCGCGCCGCAACGGCCTGCTGGCGCTGGAAAGCAATCTGAACAGCCAGAAGGACCTGTTCACCCGCAAAGCGCTGCAGCTGCTGGTGGACGGCGCCGAGCCGCAACTGATCCGCGAAGTGCTGGAGCTGGAGCTGGAAAGCCACGAACACGCGCGCAAGCTGGCGGCCAAGGTGTGGGAATCCGCCGGCGGCTACTCGCCCACCATGGGCATTCTGGGTGCGGTACTGGGGCTGATCCACGTGATGGAGAACCTGTCCGACCCGTCCAAGCTGGGCAGCGGCATCGCGGTGGCCTTCGTTGCCACCGTGTACGGCGTGGGTGCGGCCAACCTGCTGTTCCTGCCGATCGCCAACAAGCTCAAGCACCTGATCACGCTGGAAAGCACCGCGCGCGAGCTGGTAATCGAGGGCATCGTCGCCATCGCCAACGGCGAGAACCCGCGGCAGATCGATGCGCGGCTGCGCGGCTTCCTGGCCATTACCGATTAA
- a CDS encoding RNA polymerase sigma factor FliA, translating to MATHNKMRAYAQVAATREQIDIERYTPLVKKLASMMVARLPANVDINDLIQVGIIGLMEAAKQFDVSQGVLFETFASQRIRGAMLDELRREDWMPRQTRRNSRQIEDAIHKLEQQLGRAPLESEIADYMDLPLEQYQEMLGECRGISLVHFDDNADDEGGSANQVENVADDNSPEPVDVLASDAFRSALVEAIKLLPERDQLVMSLYYEQELNLKEIGAVLGVSESRVCQLHSQAITRLRSRLRDWV from the coding sequence ATGGCAACCCATAACAAGATGCGTGCCTATGCGCAGGTTGCCGCCACCCGCGAGCAGATCGACATCGAACGCTACACCCCGCTGGTGAAGAAGCTCGCCAGCATGATGGTGGCGCGGCTGCCGGCCAACGTCGATATCAACGACCTGATCCAGGTCGGCATCATCGGCCTGATGGAAGCGGCCAAGCAGTTCGATGTCAGCCAGGGCGTGCTGTTCGAGACCTTTGCCAGCCAGCGCATCCGCGGCGCCATGCTGGACGAGCTGCGCCGCGAGGACTGGATGCCGCGCCAGACGCGACGCAACTCGCGTCAGATCGAGGACGCCATCCACAAGCTGGAGCAGCAACTGGGCCGCGCGCCGCTGGAAAGCGAAATCGCCGACTACATGGACCTGCCGCTGGAGCAGTACCAGGAAATGCTCGGCGAATGCCGCGGCATCAGCCTGGTGCATTTCGACGACAATGCCGATGACGAAGGCGGCAGCGCCAACCAGGTGGAAAACGTCGCCGACGACAACAGCCCGGAACCGGTCGACGTACTGGCCAGCGATGCCTTCCGCAGTGCGCTGGTGGAAGCCATCAAGCTGCTGCCGGAGCGCGATCAGCTGGTGATGAGCCTGTACTACGAGCAGGAATTGAATCTGAAAGAAATCGGCGCCGTACTCGGCGTCTCCGAATCGCGCGTGTGTCAGCTGCACAGCCAGGCCATTACCCGCCTGCGCAGCCGCCTGCGCGACTGGGTGTGA
- a CDS encoding dihydrofolate reductase yields MSMRPTLTLVAAMAHDNVIGIDNTLPWHLPEDLKHFKAVTLGKPVIMGRKTFDSIGRPLPGRLNIVITRQQDWQHEGVSVAHSLEAALALAGAAEEVCVIGGANLYEQALPLADKLCLTHIALEVAGDARFPRWQAEQWQCSEGEEQLAANGLRYRFADYLRLR; encoded by the coding sequence ATGAGCATGCGGCCAACCCTCACGCTGGTGGCGGCGATGGCGCACGACAACGTGATCGGCATCGACAACACCCTGCCGTGGCACCTGCCGGAAGACCTCAAGCATTTCAAGGCGGTGACGCTGGGCAAACCGGTGATCATGGGGCGCAAGACCTTCGATTCCATCGGCCGTCCGCTGCCGGGGCGCTTGAACATCGTGATCACCCGCCAGCAGGACTGGCAGCACGAGGGCGTCAGCGTGGCGCATTCGCTGGAGGCGGCACTGGCGCTGGCTGGTGCGGCAGAGGAGGTGTGCGTGATCGGCGGCGCCAATCTGTACGAGCAGGCACTGCCGCTGGCCGACAAGCTGTGCCTGACGCATATCGCGCTGGAGGTGGCCGGTGATGCGCGGTTTCCGCGCTGGCAGGCGGAGCAATGGCAATGCAGCGAAGGTGAGGAGCAGCTTGCGGCCAACGGTCTGCGCTACCGCTTTGCCGATTACCTGCGCCTGCGCTGA
- a CDS encoding thymidylate synthase — MKQYLDLMRHVLEHGADKSDRTGTGTRSVFGYQMRFDLAQGFPLVTTKKCHLRSIIHELLWFLTGDTNIRYLKEHGVSIWDEWADENGDLGPVYGYQWRSWPAPDGRHIDQISNVLEMIRRNPDSRRLLVSAWNPALVDEMALPPCHSLFQFYVADGRLSCQLYQRSADIFLGVPFNIASYALLTMMVAQVCGLQPGEFVHTLGDAHLYSNHFEQAQLQLSREPRPLPTMRINPEVRDLFAFKFEDFMLEGYDPHPHIKAEVAV; from the coding sequence ATGAAGCAATACCTGGATCTGATGCGCCACGTGCTGGAGCACGGCGCCGACAAGTCTGATCGCACCGGTACCGGTACGCGTTCGGTGTTCGGCTACCAGATGCGCTTCGACCTGGCGCAGGGTTTTCCGCTGGTGACCACCAAGAAATGCCACCTGCGCTCCATCATTCACGAACTGCTGTGGTTCCTGACCGGCGATACCAATATCCGCTACCTGAAGGAACACGGCGTATCGATCTGGGACGAATGGGCGGACGAGAACGGCGACCTGGGCCCGGTATACGGCTACCAGTGGCGCAGCTGGCCGGCGCCGGATGGCCGCCACATCGACCAGATCAGCAATGTGCTGGAGATGATCCGCCGCAACCCGGACTCGCGCCGGCTGCTGGTGTCGGCGTGGAACCCGGCGCTGGTGGACGAGATGGCGCTGCCGCCGTGCCACAGTCTGTTCCAGTTCTACGTGGCCGATGGCCGCCTGTCCTGCCAGCTGTACCAGCGCTCGGCTGACATTTTCCTGGGCGTGCCGTTCAATATCGCCAGCTACGCGCTGCTCACCATGATGGTGGCGCAGGTGTGCGGCCTGCAGCCGGGCGAGTTCGTGCACACCCTGGGCGACGCTCACCTGTACAGCAACCACTTCGAGCAGGCGCAGCTGCAGCTGTCGCGCGAACCGCGCCCGCTGCCCACCATGCGCATCAACCCGGAAGTGCGAGACCTGTTCGCCTTCAAGTTCGAGGACTTCATGCTGGAAGGCTACGACCCGCACCCGCACATCAAGGCGGAGGTGGCGGTATGA
- a CDS encoding DUF2721 domain-containing protein encodes MLSLTTPALLFPAISLLLLAYTNRYLALAGIIRNLYDDYQQTPSEKLVQQIGNLRQRIALIKWMQSLGVGSLFLCVVAMLLIYTGWPQAAQFIFGTSLLLMIMSLGMSLLELRMSTDALNILLSDLIAAERERGRR; translated from the coding sequence ATGCTAAGCCTCACCACCCCTGCCCTGCTGTTTCCCGCCATTTCCCTGCTGCTGCTGGCCTATACCAACCGCTACCTGGCGCTGGCCGGCATCATCCGCAACCTGTACGACGACTACCAGCAAACGCCCAGCGAGAAGCTGGTGCAGCAGATCGGCAACCTGCGCCAGCGCATTGCGCTGATCAAATGGATGCAGTCGCTGGGAGTGGGCAGCCTGTTCCTGTGCGTGGTGGCCATGCTGCTGATCTACACCGGTTGGCCGCAAGCCGCGCAGTTCATCTTCGGCACCAGCCTGCTGCTGATGATCATGTCGCTGGGCATGTCGCTCTTGGAGCTGCGCATGTCCACCGATGCGCTGAACATCCTGCTGTCCGACCTGATCGCCGCCGAACGCGAACGCGGCCGGCGCTGA
- the flhF gene encoding flagellar biosynthesis protein FlhF, whose amino-acid sequence MVVRKFYGKTTRDALRQVREELGADALILSNRPTLGGGVEIMAVADADVSALATTFTPPAQPKPPRNTVPPAAQGTAAPAQPSRIPAASPPKPAANPSPAVNRALARTYAMPVEPLEEPPAAPPPRPAPAPAAAPAAAAPVEQELPQSFLQHVQQNTSRRPSTPPPAAARGSGAETDAEREQMSQELKQISDEIKQLRSLLQSQLAGFAWSDMEQRTPNRAELFRHLLTAGFSSALIRQLTQKLPPQYDGDVAQKWARSALIHNLKCMDPQHDPIEVGGIFALIGPTGVGKTTTVAKLAARATMRHGAQNVALITTDTYRIGAQDQLRIYGKILGVPVFSVQNEGDLQLTLADLTPRKIVLIDTVGMSQRDARVQTQLDMFSQAGRPVQRLLLLAANADGHTLEDVVRHYKGDGLAGAIVSKIDEALALGPSLDVVIRNRLRLFYVTNGQRVPEDIHAAHAELLIDRALRAAQQQSPFNPSGDELGLVNAAQSGWLG is encoded by the coding sequence ATGGTCGTCAGAAAGTTCTACGGCAAAACAACACGCGACGCGCTGCGCCAGGTTCGGGAAGAACTTGGCGCTGATGCGTTGATCCTGTCCAATCGCCCGACACTGGGCGGTGGGGTAGAGATCATGGCGGTTGCCGATGCTGACGTTTCCGCGCTGGCCACCACCTTCACCCCGCCGGCGCAGCCCAAGCCGCCGCGCAATACCGTACCGCCGGCGGCGCAGGGTACTGCCGCGCCCGCCCAGCCCTCGCGCATACCGGCCGCCTCGCCACCCAAGCCTGCGGCCAACCCGTCTCCGGCGGTAAACCGCGCCTTGGCGCGCACCTATGCCATGCCGGTGGAACCGCTGGAAGAACCGCCGGCGGCGCCACCGCCACGCCCGGCCCCTGCCCCGGCTGCCGCGCCGGCTGCAGCGGCCCCGGTGGAGCAGGAGCTGCCGCAATCCTTCCTGCAGCACGTGCAGCAGAACACCAGCCGCCGGCCATCGACTCCGCCGCCCGCCGCCGCCCGCGGCAGCGGCGCCGAAACCGATGCCGAACGCGAGCAGATGTCGCAGGAACTCAAGCAGATCAGCGACGAAATCAAGCAGCTGCGCAGCCTGCTGCAAAGCCAGCTGGCCGGCTTTGCCTGGTCGGACATGGAGCAGCGCACCCCCAACCGCGCCGAACTGTTCCGCCACCTGCTCACCGCCGGCTTCAGCTCGGCGCTGATCCGCCAGCTCACCCAGAAGCTGCCGCCGCAGTACGACGGCGATGTGGCGCAGAAATGGGCGCGCTCGGCGCTGATCCACAACCTCAAGTGCATGGACCCGCAGCACGACCCCATCGAGGTCGGCGGCATCTTTGCGCTGATCGGCCCCACCGGCGTGGGCAAGACCACCACCGTGGCCAAGTTGGCCGCACGCGCCACCATGCGCCACGGTGCGCAGAACGTGGCGCTGATCACCACCGATACCTACCGTATCGGCGCCCAGGACCAGCTGCGCATCTACGGCAAGATCCTCGGCGTGCCGGTGTTCTCGGTGCAGAACGAAGGCGACCTGCAGCTCACGCTGGCCGATCTCACCCCGCGCAAGATCGTGCTGATCGACACCGTGGGCATGAGCCAGCGCGATGCGCGGGTGCAGACGCAGCTGGACATGTTCAGCCAGGCCGGCCGCCCGGTGCAGCGCCTGCTGCTGCTGGCGGCCAATGCCGACGGCCACACGCTGGAAGACGTGGTGCGCCATTACAAGGGCGACGGCCTGGCCGGCGCCATTGTGTCCAAGATCGACGAAGCGCTGGCGCTGGGCCCCAGCCTGGACGTGGTGATCCGCAACCGCCTGCGCCTGTTCTACGTCACCAACGGCCAGCGCGTGCCGGAAGACATCCACGCCGCACATGCCGAGCTGCTGATCGACCGTGCCCTGCGTGCCGCTCAGCAGCAATCGCCGTTCAACCCTTCCGGCGACGAACTGGGCCTCGTCAACGCCGCACAATCCGGCTGGCTGGGGTAA
- a CDS encoding GntR family transcriptional regulator, with protein MSFKANDSLTEQIAQYLGHKIVSGDMQPGERIQELRITAELDVSRGSVREALLILQRRHLVDIYPRRGAIVSSISPDDVREVFELWFLLLEQAVVNLAASWQNDDLASFIELMTELGECQRRSDGEKFYTSGVAFLERLYQHCGNRYLKQTLFDLLPQSQRCLFAILRAGKSQIDRTHAFLDRLLKAIVARDEPQLRQLVREFGSQYSLTAQDAAARLQA; from the coding sequence TTGAGCTTCAAGGCCAACGACTCTCTTACCGAACAGATTGCCCAGTATCTGGGGCACAAGATCGTTAGCGGCGACATGCAGCCAGGCGAGCGCATCCAGGAGCTGCGCATTACCGCCGAGCTGGATGTCAGCCGTGGTTCGGTGCGCGAGGCGCTGCTGATCCTGCAACGCCGCCACCTGGTGGACATCTACCCGCGTCGTGGCGCCATCGTGTCCAGCATCAGCCCGGACGACGTGCGCGAAGTGTTCGAGCTGTGGTTCCTGCTGCTGGAACAGGCGGTGGTCAACCTGGCCGCCAGCTGGCAGAACGACGACCTGGCCAGCTTCATCGAGCTGATGACCGAGCTGGGCGAATGCCAGCGCCGCAGCGACGGCGAGAAGTTCTACACCAGCGGTGTGGCCTTCCTGGAGCGCCTGTACCAGCACTGCGGCAACCGCTACCTGAAGCAGACACTGTTCGACCTGCTGCCGCAGTCGCAGCGCTGCCTGTTCGCCATCCTGCGCGCCGGCAAGAGCCAGATCGACCGTACCCACGCCTTCCTCGACCGCCTGCTCAAGGCCATCGTGGCGCGCGACGAGCCACAGCTGCGCCAGCTGGTGCGCGAGTTCGGCAGCCAGTACAGCCTGACGGCCCAGGACGCCGCCGCCAGGCTGCAGGCCTGA
- the flhB gene encoding flagellar biosynthesis protein FlhB: MAEESDQEDRTEAPSPRRLEQARAEGNVPRSRELTTFAITATGLALLMVTGGSIYQFLHKLMIEWFTFNQGKAVDGALILEHFRSSLLGTLQTLAPLLGALFLVALLAPMAIGGWNLSGKGFTPNFGKLNPASGLKRMFSLQAVAEGLKAILKSLLIGGVATWVIWGERGDLVGLVAMPLDRAQIHLVGLMEHTFIMVVGAMLLLVVFDVPYQLWQYQKNLRMTKDELKQEYKEQEGSPEVKGRIRQLQREAARKRMMQEVPKANVIVTNPTHYAVALLYDDKMAAPRLIAKGSLRLAERIIDKGKEHRVTVVRAPSFARALYFNVELNEDIPGKLYTAAAQVLAYVYQLQQYEQAGGVTPVFPEQLQVPPELDPESKRTQHTAPTGTH, encoded by the coding sequence ATGGCAGAAGAAAGCGATCAGGAAGACCGCACCGAAGCGCCCTCGCCCCGGAGACTGGAACAGGCCCGGGCCGAAGGCAATGTGCCGCGCTCGCGCGAGCTGACCACCTTTGCCATTACCGCCACCGGTCTCGCCCTGTTGATGGTGACCGGCGGCAGCATCTATCAGTTTCTGCACAAGCTGATGATCGAGTGGTTCACCTTCAACCAGGGCAAGGCCGTGGATGGCGCGCTGATTCTGGAGCACTTCCGCAGCAGCCTGCTGGGCACCCTGCAGACGCTGGCGCCATTGCTGGGCGCCCTGTTTCTGGTGGCCCTGCTCGCCCCGATGGCCATTGGCGGCTGGAACCTAAGCGGCAAGGGCTTTACCCCCAATTTTGGCAAGCTCAACCCCGCCAGCGGCCTCAAGCGCATGTTTTCGCTGCAGGCCGTTGCCGAGGGGCTGAAGGCCATTCTCAAGAGCCTGCTGATCGGCGGCGTGGCTACCTGGGTGATCTGGGGTGAGCGCGGCGACCTGGTAGGCCTGGTGGCCATGCCGCTGGACCGGGCGCAGATCCACCTGGTGGGGCTGATGGAGCACACCTTCATCATGGTGGTGGGCGCCATGCTGCTGCTGGTGGTGTTCGATGTGCCCTACCAGTTGTGGCAGTACCAGAAGAACCTGCGCATGACCAAGGACGAGCTGAAACAGGAATACAAGGAGCAGGAAGGCTCGCCGGAAGTGAAAGGCCGCATCCGCCAGCTGCAGCGCGAAGCCGCACGCAAACGCATGATGCAGGAAGTGCCCAAGGCCAACGTGATCGTGACCAACCCTACCCACTACGCGGTGGCCCTGCTGTACGACGACAAGATGGCCGCACCGCGGCTGATCGCCAAGGGCTCGCTGCGGCTGGCAGAGCGCATCATCGACAAAGGCAAGGAACACCGCGTTACCGTGGTACGCGCGCCGAGCTTTGCCCGCGCGCTGTACTTCAACGTGGAGCTGAACGAGGACATTCCGGGCAAGCTGTACACTGCCGCGGCGCAAGTGCTGGCCTACGTTTACCAGCTGCAGCAGTACGAACAGGCCGGCGGCGTCACACCGGTATTCCCCGAGCAGCTGCAGGTTCCGCCCGAGCTTGACCCTGAAAGCAAACGCACTCAACATACGGCGCCCACCGGCACCCACTAA
- a CDS encoding flagellar synthesis regulator FleN, translating into MVDQASGLRQASAHYHYPPSFAFFGGEGSGVSSVVGELAASLAMSGQRPLLVEHQPGNHQARRLGLPASASFASLAISLGGVSDLLVNNRYGLSLINLVASNEERTRMSPRLWRRLASEFAALETDHSVLLIDPPALVDDPAPLCIADNLVLVLSPDADSLTQGYASLKRLAGDYARRRFNVLVNQARDFNEAQAVFTRLSAVAGDYLSVALRWVGFVPTDNTLRKSQTLRRPTVEAFGDSEAAQACSQLAQMLPHWHAPDSQAQRASYLEQLLMTSKSLADLTGN; encoded by the coding sequence ATGGTTGACCAGGCATCCGGACTGCGCCAGGCCAGCGCCCACTACCACTACCCGCCCTCCTTCGCCTTCTTCGGTGGCGAAGGCAGCGGCGTGAGCAGCGTGGTGGGCGAGTTGGCCGCATCGCTGGCCATGAGCGGCCAGCGCCCGCTGCTGGTGGAACACCAGCCGGGCAACCACCAGGCGCGCCGCCTGGGGCTGCCCGCCAGCGCCAGCTTTGCCAGCCTGGCCATCAGCCTGGGCGGTGTCAGCGACCTGCTGGTAAACAATCGCTACGGCCTGAGCCTGATCAACCTGGTGGCCAGCAACGAGGAGCGCACCCGCATGTCGCCGCGGCTGTGGCGCCGGCTGGCCAGCGAATTCGCCGCGCTGGAAACCGACCACAGCGTACTGCTGATCGACCCGCCCGCGCTGGTGGATGACCCGGCACCGCTGTGCATTGCCGACAACCTGGTACTGGTACTGAGCCCGGACGCGGACAGTCTCACCCAGGGCTATGCCAGCCTGAAACGGCTGGCCGGCGACTACGCGCGCCGCCGCTTCAACGTACTGGTGAACCAGGCCCGCGACTTCAACGAAGCGCAGGCGGTGTTCACCCGCCTCAGCGCCGTGGCCGGCGACTACCTGTCGGTGGCGCTGCGCTGGGTGGGCTTCGTGCCAACCGACAATACCCTGCGCAAGAGCCAGACGCTGCGCCGCCCCACCGTGGAAGCATTCGGCGACAGCGAGGCGGCCCAGGCCTGCAGCCAGCTGGCGCAGATGCTGCCGCACTGGCACGCGCCGGACAGCCAGGCGCAGCGTGCGAGCTATCTGGAACAACTGCTGATGACCAGCAAATCACTTGCCGATTTGACAGGAAATTGA
- the flhA gene encoding flagellar biosynthesis protein FlhA, whose product MNKFLELLKKVDVNTLAGPILIILVLSMMVLPLPPLLLDMFFTFNIAISIIVLMVGVNTREPLEFSSFPTLLLITTLLRLSLNVASSRIILLQGHTGPAAAGKVIESFAHFLIGDNITIGIVVFIILTIINFVVITKGAGRIAEVSARFTLDAMPGKQMAIDADLNAGLIGEDDARRRRSKIAEEANFFGSMDGASKFVRGDAVAGILIMVINIVGGLIIGVLQHDLDVGSAATTYTLLTIGDGLVAQIPALVISTAAGMVVARVGTEKGISEQLVGQLFANPTVLYLTAGVIGMLGLIPNMPHLAFLLIASTLAATAHWLEKNVRKQAEAAAVVEMEQPPPSVTEQPLAEVSWKDVQPVDALGLEVGYRLIPLVDRDQDGELLRRIRGIRKKMAQELGFLVPAVHIRDNLEIRPNAYRILLKGVEIGQGEAYIGQFLAINPGQVSGELQGTPTTDPAFGLPAVWIDASKRDEAQNLGYTVVDASTVVATHLSNLLQTHAAELLGREEVQALIDHVAKEAPKLIEDLVPKVVPIGVLQKVLQQLLLDGIHLRDFRTIIETLADHIALSQDIDELTSAVRTALSRAIVQQLFPGEQELPLMTLEPQLENILLQAVNSKAGGGLEPGLAENLLSNAAQETENVENQGYNPVLLTPPGLRPLLARFLRRALPQLKVISHNEIPDSKSIRIIAVIGGSRG is encoded by the coding sequence ATGAACAAATTTCTTGAACTGCTGAAGAAAGTCGACGTCAACACCCTGGCCGGCCCCATCCTGATCATCCTGGTGTTGTCGATGATGGTGCTGCCGCTGCCGCCGCTGCTGCTCGACATGTTCTTCACCTTCAACATCGCGATTTCCATCATCGTGCTGATGGTGGGGGTGAACACCCGCGAGCCGCTGGAATTTTCCTCCTTCCCCACCCTGCTGCTGATCACCACCCTGCTGCGCCTGTCGCTGAACGTGGCCAGTAGCCGCATCATCCTGCTGCAGGGCCACACCGGGCCGGCCGCCGCCGGCAAGGTGATCGAATCGTTCGCCCACTTCCTGATCGGCGACAACATCACCATCGGTATCGTGGTGTTCATCATCCTGACCATCATCAACTTCGTGGTGATCACCAAGGGCGCCGGCCGTATCGCCGAAGTGTCGGCCCGCTTCACCCTGGATGCGATGCCCGGCAAGCAGATGGCCATCGACGCCGACCTCAACGCCGGCCTGATCGGCGAGGACGACGCCCGCCGCCGCCGCAGCAAGATCGCGGAAGAAGCCAACTTCTTCGGCTCCATGGACGGTGCCTCCAAGTTCGTGCGTGGCGATGCCGTGGCCGGCATCCTGATCATGGTGATCAACATCGTCGGCGGCCTGATCATCGGCGTGCTGCAGCACGACCTGGATGTCGGCTCGGCAGCCACCACCTACACCCTGCTGACCATCGGCGACGGCCTGGTGGCGCAGATTCCGGCGCTGGTGATCTCCACCGCCGCCGGTATGGTGGTGGCGCGGGTGGGCACCGAGAAAGGCATTTCCGAACAACTGGTAGGCCAGCTGTTCGCCAACCCCACCGTGCTCTACCTCACCGCCGGCGTCATCGGCATGCTGGGGCTGATCCCCAATATGCCGCACCTGGCCTTCCTGCTGATTGCCAGTACCCTGGCCGCCACCGCGCACTGGCTGGAAAAGAACGTCCGCAAGCAGGCCGAAGCCGCCGCCGTGGTCGAGATGGAACAGCCGCCACCATCGGTTACCGAGCAGCCGCTGGCCGAAGTGAGCTGGAAGGACGTGCAGCCGGTGGATGCACTGGGGCTGGAAGTCGGCTACCGGCTGATTCCGCTGGTGGACCGCGACCAGGATGGCGAGCTGCTGCGCCGTATCCGCGGCATCCGCAAGAAAATGGCACAGGAACTGGGCTTCCTGGTGCCGGCGGTTCACATCCGCGACAACCTGGAAATCCGCCCCAACGCCTACCGCATCCTGCTCAAGGGCGTGGAGATCGGCCAGGGCGAGGCGTATATCGGCCAGTTCCTGGCCATCAACCCCGGCCAGGTCAGTGGCGAGCTGCAAGGCACACCCACCACCGACCCGGCCTTCGGCCTGCCGGCAGTGTGGATCGACGCCAGCAAGCGCGACGAGGCGCAGAACCTGGGCTACACCGTGGTGGATGCCAGCACCGTGGTGGCCACCCACCTGTCCAACCTGCTGCAGACCCACGCCGCCGAACTGCTGGGTCGCGAAGAGGTGCAGGCACTGATCGACCACGTGGCCAAGGAAGCGCCCAAGCTCATCGAGGACCTGGTGCCCAAGGTGGTGCCCATCGGCGTGCTGCAGAAGGTGCTGCAGCAGCTGCTGCTGGACGGCATCCACCTGCGCGACTTCCGCACCATCATCGAAACGCTGGCCGACCATATTGCCCTGTCGCAGGATATCGACGAGCTGACCAGCGCAGTGCGTACCGCGCTGTCACGCGCCATCGTGCAGCAGCTGTTCCCGGGCGAGCAGGAGCTGCCGCTGATGACGCTGGAGCCGCAGCTGGAAAACATCCTGCTGCAGGCGGTGAACAGCAAGGCCGGCGGCGGGCTGGAACCTGGCCTTGCCGAGAACCTGCTATCCAATGCGGCGCAGGAAACAGAAAATGTTGAAAATCAGGGTTACAATCCGGTACTGCTTACACCGCCTGGTTTACGACCACTTTTGGCACGCTTCTTGCGCCGGGCGCTGCCGCAGCTGAAGGTCATTTCTCATAATGAGATACCCGACAGTAAATCCATTCGTATAATTGCGGTGATTGGGGGGAGCAGAGGCTAA